The proteins below come from a single Dermacentor albipictus isolate Rhodes 1998 colony chromosome 7, USDA_Dalb.pri_finalv2, whole genome shotgun sequence genomic window:
- the LOC135914367 gene encoding mucin-17-like isoform X2, which yields MTMEAPRDVQALLLVTRKRGHLARVCRRGQKFIASATVRFPESTTMRIGALLLALAAVLVTAEAHKSKFLPAMRASLSLGSSLLRHVAEIKDRLREDIERQLLRHVEPHHHPGLHFMFGLPSWKKPALQQLWMSPAFHSSFSFQSSSSGPHMLPLPFFPRPMPAIAIAPCRNIRTRIAHFVLPCIRITSGEFQRPVAGLGASQPNNVTQGTSNVTADTTSDLAPRVPTSTVTYGTDPVEQYVTGVVTRAVDVTTDGETTSTPTYETTTENGETTSTPTYETTTETGEVTPTTTELSSDVTATDAVSLALGTRADDVTTVTDSPDVEVTSEAGYEKSTAQEPANLDRKGNMILDMFGIPTTSTNGNARNTTEQPTSSATDDMNFNEILKEAEAAFAKLSDQ from the coding sequence TTCCCCGAATCCACCACCATGaggatcggcgctcttctgctggcgCTCGCTGCCGTCCTGGTCACCGCGGAGGCCCACAAATCCAAGTTCCTACCAGCAATGCGGGCGAGCCTCTCGCTGGGCTCCAGCCTGCTGCGTCACGTGGCCGAGATCAAGGACCGGCTGCGCGAGGACATTGAGCGCCAACTGCTACGTCACGTCGAGCCTCATCATCATCCGGGGCTCCACTTCATGTTCGGGCTGCCCAGTTGGAAGAAACCCGCGCTGCAGCAGCTGTGGATGAGTCCTGCGTTCCACAGCTCCTTCAGCTTCCAATCGAGCTCCTCCGGTCCACACATGCTGCCGCTGCCTTTCTTCCCTCGGCCCATGCCCGCCATTGCGATTGCGCCCTGCCGCAACATCAGGACCCGCATCGCGCACTTCGTATTGCCTTGCATCAGGATAACCTCTGGAGAGTTCCAGCGACCGGTCGCTGGCCTTGGAGCTTCTCAGCCCAACAACGTCACACAGGGAACGTCGAACGTCACGGCTGACACCACCAGTGACCTCGCCCCGAGGGTTCCGACGAGCACGGTGACCTACGGCACAGACCCCGTGGAACAGTACGTCACAGGTGTGGTCACCCGAGCCGTTGACGTCACCACAGACGGCGAGACGACGTCCACCCCAACCTACGAGACCACAACCGAAAACGGCGAGACGACGTCCACCCCAACCTACGAGACCACAACCGAGACCGGGGAGGTGACGCCCACTACGACCGAGCTGTcaagtgacgtcacggcgacAGACGCAGTCTCATTGGCGCTCGGCACGCGTGCTGACGACGTGACAACTGTCACAGACAGCCCGGACGTCGAAGTCACTAGCGAAGCTGGATATGAAAAGTCTACGGCACAGGAGCCCGCTAATTTGGACAGGAAAGGGAACATGATCTTGGACATGTTCGGTATCCCTACCACAAGCACTAATGGCAATGCTCGGAACACTACGGAACAGCCCACGTCTTCTGCCACCGATGACATGAACTTCAACGAAATCCTGAAAGAAGCCGAGGCCGCCTTTGCGAAGTTGTCCGATCAGTAA
- the LOC135914369 gene encoding ATP synthase subunit s, mitochondrial yields MAALSNVVQAAKLLSFAREAAHSQERFFWQWLNAVFNRYDRDRIKEIGPDRAAAEWLIRCGAAVRWSGSIKFHSDYNTLPSTSSNAYKIEEIDATDSSIMEIGFPYLKELTLLKSINLTRCNFLGDKALQMLQLRKDSLEKVHVISCGNVTDAGVKSLAELTKLRYLELFDLPGVRDREAVLEHFNQLLPTCKVDFPDVNETTKAKK; encoded by the exons ATGGCCGCGCTATCAAATGTTGTACAGGCCGCGAAACTACTATCATTTGCGAGAGAAGCGGCGCATTCCCAAGAACGATTTTTCTGGCAGTGGCTGAATGCTGTATTCAACAG ATATGACCGAGACCGTATCAAGGAGATCGGGCCGGATAGAGCGGCAGCAGAGTGGCTCATACGATGCGGAGCTGCTGTCAGGTGGAGCGGATCTATTAAGTTTCACTCCGACTACAACACACTGCCGTCCACGAGCTCAAATGCGTACAAGATAGAAGAAATTGATGCGACTGACTCGTCAATTATGGAGATAGGCTTTCCTTACTTGA AAGAGCTGACTCTTCTGAAATCAATCAACTTGACGCGCTGCAACTTTCTCGGAGATAAGGCATTGCAGATGTTGCAACTACGCAAGGATAGTCTAGAAAAAGTGCACGTTATCAGCTGCGGAAACGTGACAGACGCCGGAGTCAAGTCGCTGGCAGAGCTCAC gAAGTTGCGTTATCTAGAGCTCTTCGACCTACCTGGAGTTCGGGACCGTGAAGCGGTTCTCGAACACTTCAACCAGCTGCTTCCCACCTGCAAGGTTGACTTCCCCGACGTGAACGAAACCACTAAAGCAAAAAAGTGA
- the LOC135914367 gene encoding mucin-17-like isoform X1, with translation MTMEQAPRDVQALLLVTRKRGHLARVCRRGQKFIASATVRFPESTTMRIGALLLALAAVLVTAEAHKSKFLPAMRASLSLGSSLLRHVAEIKDRLREDIERQLLRHVEPHHHPGLHFMFGLPSWKKPALQQLWMSPAFHSSFSFQSSSSGPHMLPLPFFPRPMPAIAIAPCRNIRTRIAHFVLPCIRITSGEFQRPVAGLGASQPNNVTQGTSNVTADTTSDLAPRVPTSTVTYGTDPVEQYVTGVVTRAVDVTTDGETTSTPTYETTTENGETTSTPTYETTTETGEVTPTTTELSSDVTATDAVSLALGTRADDVTTVTDSPDVEVTSEAGYEKSTAQEPANLDRKGNMILDMFGIPTTSTNGNARNTTEQPTSSATDDMNFNEILKEAEAAFAKLSDQ, from the coding sequence TTCCCCGAATCCACCACCATGaggatcggcgctcttctgctggcgCTCGCTGCCGTCCTGGTCACCGCGGAGGCCCACAAATCCAAGTTCCTACCAGCAATGCGGGCGAGCCTCTCGCTGGGCTCCAGCCTGCTGCGTCACGTGGCCGAGATCAAGGACCGGCTGCGCGAGGACATTGAGCGCCAACTGCTACGTCACGTCGAGCCTCATCATCATCCGGGGCTCCACTTCATGTTCGGGCTGCCCAGTTGGAAGAAACCCGCGCTGCAGCAGCTGTGGATGAGTCCTGCGTTCCACAGCTCCTTCAGCTTCCAATCGAGCTCCTCCGGTCCACACATGCTGCCGCTGCCTTTCTTCCCTCGGCCCATGCCCGCCATTGCGATTGCGCCCTGCCGCAACATCAGGACCCGCATCGCGCACTTCGTATTGCCTTGCATCAGGATAACCTCTGGAGAGTTCCAGCGACCGGTCGCTGGCCTTGGAGCTTCTCAGCCCAACAACGTCACACAGGGAACGTCGAACGTCACGGCTGACACCACCAGTGACCTCGCCCCGAGGGTTCCGACGAGCACGGTGACCTACGGCACAGACCCCGTGGAACAGTACGTCACAGGTGTGGTCACCCGAGCCGTTGACGTCACCACAGACGGCGAGACGACGTCCACCCCAACCTACGAGACCACAACCGAAAACGGCGAGACGACGTCCACCCCAACCTACGAGACCACAACCGAGACCGGGGAGGTGACGCCCACTACGACCGAGCTGTcaagtgacgtcacggcgacAGACGCAGTCTCATTGGCGCTCGGCACGCGTGCTGACGACGTGACAACTGTCACAGACAGCCCGGACGTCGAAGTCACTAGCGAAGCTGGATATGAAAAGTCTACGGCACAGGAGCCCGCTAATTTGGACAGGAAAGGGAACATGATCTTGGACATGTTCGGTATCCCTACCACAAGCACTAATGGCAATGCTCGGAACACTACGGAACAGCCCACGTCTTCTGCCACCGATGACATGAACTTCAACGAAATCCTGAAAGAAGCCGAGGCCGCCTTTGCGAAGTTGTCCGATCAGTAA
- the PIG-F gene encoding uncharacterized protein PIG-F produces MPVRRDVLRKQAHEGICYGLWVTVGTALGLGLLQAQVRYTGDRAVPMLVTLALVLEVTGCAWLRLFGSSSSRSHGQRTRVAASVATAVASVVFSIVFFHVLAVLFGAPLFEDSQQTLWFGVHMTMVTILPLILSGGHISIGALQKTIVDQKFCEVPLDWIQRWGSRGALFGAWLGAIALVLDWDRPWQRWPTPCVVSSLLFRGPALMVASCILASQ; encoded by the exons ATGCCTGTTCGTCGCGATGTGCTCCGAAAGCAGGCGCACGAGGGCATCTGCTACGGACTGTGGGTGACCGTAGGCACGGCACTCGGCCTGGGACTGCTGCAAGCGCAGGTGCGATACACTGGCGACAGGGCCGTGCCGATGCTGGTGACCCTCGCTTTGGTGCTCGAGGTGACGGGCTGTGCCTGGCTTCGCCTTTTCGGCAGCTCGTCTTCGCGCAGCCACGGCCAACGGACCAGGGTCGCCGCCTCTGTGGCGACGGCTGTAGCCAGCGTCGTGTTCAGCATCGTGTTCTTCCATGTCTTGGCCGTTTTGTTCGGCGCTCCGTTGTTTGA GGACAGCCAGCAAACTCTCTGGTTTGGTGTGCATATGACTATGGTGACCATACTGCCGCTTATACTATCAGGAGGCCACATCAGCATAGGGGCCCTCCAGAAGACAATTGTTGACCAAAA GTTCTGCGAGGTGCCATTAGACTGGATTCAGCGGTGGGGCAGCCGTGGCGCCCTCTTTGGCGCTTGGCTCGGGGCCATAGCCCTGGTGCTGGACTGGGACCGCCCCTGGCAGCGCTGGCCGACACCCTGCGTTGTCAGCTCTCTCCTGTTCCGAGGCCCGGCCTTGATGGTCGCAAGCTGCATCTTGGCGAGCCAGTGA
- the CycC gene encoding cyclin-C yields MAGNFWQSSQYQQWLLDRQDLLRERHGDLQVLSEEEYHKLMIFFANFIQALGEQLKVKQQVIATATVYFKRFYVRNSLRCVDPLLMAPTCIFLASKVEEFGVISNSRLVTTCQTVVKNKFSHVFPQDFPYRINHVLECEFYLLEMMDCCLVLYHPYRPLVQYVHDIGPEDSLLSMAWKVVNDSLRTDVCLLHPPHQIALACLHVACVILQRDCKHWFADLNVDMEKILEITRQVLGLYDTWRNMDEKKELPPILAKVPKPKTQPSRPPSQGPNDQTTAPQPS; encoded by the coding sequence ATGGCGGGCAACTTTTGGCAGAGCTCTCAGTATCAGCAGTGGTTGCTCGACCGGCAGGACCTGCTGCGCGAGCGACACGGTGACCTGCAGGTCCTCAGCGAGGAAGAATACCACAAGCTCATGATCTTCTTCGCCAACTTCATCCAGGCACTGGGGGAGCAGCTCAAGGTGAAGCAACAGGTGATCGCCACGGCGACCGTTTACTTCAAGCGCTTTTATGTGCGCAACTCCCTGCGTTGCGTCGACCCGCTGCTAATGGCGCCCACCTGCATCTTCCTCGCCTCCAAAGTGGAAGAGTTCGGCGTCATCTCCAACAGCCGCCTGGTGACCACCTGCCAGACGGTGGTGAAGAACAAGTTCTCGCACGTGTTCCCGCAGGACTTTCCGTACCGCATCAACCACGTGCTCGAGTGCGAGTTTTACCTGCTCGAGATGATGGACTGCTGCCTGGTGCTGTACCACCCGTACCGGCCGCTGGTGCAGTACGTGCACGACATCGGCCCCGAGGACAGCCTGCTGTCGATGGCCTGGAAAGTGGTCAACGACTCGCTGCGCACCGACGTCTGTCTGCTGCACCCGCCGCACCAGATCGCGCTCGCGTGCCTTCACGTGGCCTGCGTCATCCTGCAGCGCGACTGCAAGCACTGGTTCGCCGACCTGAACGTCGACATGGAGAAGATACTGGAGATCACGAGACAGGTGCTGGGCCTCTACGACACGTGGAGGAACATGGACGagaagaaggagctgccgcccaTCCTGGCCAAGGTGCCCAAGCCCAAGACGCAACCGTCGAGACCTCCGTCCCAGGGGCCCAACGACCAGACCACGGCCCCGCAACCCAGCTAG
- the Sras gene encoding CAAX prenyl protease 2 — protein sequence MVSVENTGSSCVSAIIWSFMLALTYVGSLYIWRTRDHRDHPATIKKRFISVFAIICISPLFVVFGADLGHFKKNASVPAVMGLRFAGLLQAIVLPLALTMVLFAGPLVLHYFDGVWSLYMEPRYWYLNLRNLIWLRNHIVAPLSEEFTFRACMLPILVPCLGHRAAVMICPLFFGVAHFHHLIERLTRTNNVKLAVMQSVFQFAYTTIFGAYSVYLFLRTGHFVAPFVAHAFCNHMGFPDVAEVFGYKQPRLTLLLLAFLLGLLCWASLLEPMTRPQIYSNELYYQSL from the exons ATGGTTTCTGTTGAGAATACGGGAAGCAGCTGCGTCAGCGCCATAATATGGTCCTTTATGCTGGCGCTCACGTATGTCGGCAGTCTGTATATCTGGAGGACAAGGGATCACAG GGATCACCCGGCCACCATAAAGAAAAGGTTCATCAGCGTATTCGCCATAATATGCATATCCCCTCTCTTTGTGGTTTTCGGCGCCGATCTTGGTCATTTCAAGAAG AATGCCAGCGTGCCTGCCGTGATGGGTCTTCGCTTTGCTGGGCTGCTACAAGCCATTGTCCTGCCCCTAGCTCTTACAATG GTGCTTTTTGCGGGCCCCCTTGTACTGCACTACTTTGATGGAGTCTGGAGTCTTTACATGG AGCCACGCTACTGGTACTTGAATCTTAGGAACCTCATCTGGCTTAGGAACCATATTGTG GCACCATTATCAGAAGAGTTTACATTTCGTGCCTGCATGCTTCCCATTCTGGTGCCTTGCTTGGGCCACCGAGCTGCCGTTATGATCTGTCCGCTGTTCTTTGGCGTTG CTCATTTCCACCATCTCATTGAGAGGCTCACAAGGACAAACAATGTAAAACTGGCTGTCATGCAGTCTG TGTTCCAGTTTGCTTACACAACCATCTTTGGTGCCTACTCCGTCTATCTATTCCTCAGGACAG GTCACTTTGTGGCGCCGTTTGTGGCCCATGCCTTCTGCAACCACATGGGTTTCCCTGATGTGGCCGAGGTGTTTGGCTACAAGCAGCCACGACTCACCCTGCTCCTGCTGGCATTCTTGCTTGGCCTCTTGTGCTGGGCATCACTGCTGGAGCCCATGACCCGGCCGCAGATCTACTCAAATGAGTTGTACTACCAGTCCTTATGA